Proteins from a genomic interval of Clostridium scatologenes:
- a CDS encoding PsbP-related protein: MKVIIINRKRLGVTIIIIGLMLVLFSLERNFDARLKFTALIQNNINSLVQYEVLDKKFSYKLPAEWSAKEQKFPGNEIIYHNDFNTKDSKIHGFVEVWDLNMELKDFLKESKKISSEQNLYKSYEIKPVKINNRDGYLVEYTIITSSNKAYKGYEYFIKDKNKFIRFSFFVSEDNFKENMPTIFKTIVQTFDYKE; encoded by the coding sequence ATGAAGGTAATAATAATAAATAGGAAAAGGTTAGGAGTAACTATAATTATAATTGGTTTAATGCTTGTTTTATTTAGTCTAGAAAGGAATTTTGATGCAAGGCTCAAGTTTACTGCATTAATACAGAATAATATAAATTCTTTAGTACAATATGAAGTATTAGATAAAAAATTTTCGTATAAATTGCCTGCAGAATGGAGTGCTAAAGAACAAAAATTTCCCGGCAATGAAATTATATATCATAATGATTTCAATACTAAAGATTCAAAGATTCATGGATTTGTAGAAGTATGGGATTTAAATATGGAGTTGAAAGATTTTCTTAAAGAAAGTAAGAAAATATCTAGTGAGCAAAATTTATATAAGAGTTATGAAATAAAACCAGTTAAAATAAACAATAGAGATGGATACTTAGTAGAATATACTATAATTACATCTAGTAATAAGGCTTATAAAGGATATGAATATTTTATAAAGGACAAGAATAAGTTTATAAGATTTTCTTTTTTTGTATCAGAAGATAATTTTAAGGAAAATATGCCAACCATATTTAAAACTATAGTACAAACTTTTGATTATAAAGAATAA